ACCCCAACCAGGTATCTATACTTTCTCTCTGCAGCTCACGTGGTCCGTGTGCATCATCACCGACATCATGCTGACCCGACCTTGTCTCACCAGTCCACCAAGAAACTCCCAACAACGACCACGACATCGTGACATCCCAACTGGCCCAACTTACCAGTACTTACAGCAATGCGACAAATGACATTGGCTTAGTATTGGCTGCGACCGTGAAAGAGGACCTCACCTGGCTCCTCAACTACTGCAAAGACCAGTACGATCCTACCTAGCCACCAGGCGATCATATACTGATATACCTTGTCCAGCGGCTCAATTCCCTTCATCTACACGACCGACCAGCCCCCTGCTCCCTATCTCCTTGTTCCGCGTACTATTCGTGGCCGCGAAGCCGCCGCCTACCTTTCCTTCGTCGTCGACTTCTATCACCAACTCCCGAAGtataccatcttcatccactcgAACCTCGACCAATGGCACAATGACCTCTTCGGTCCCCACACCAGCCCCGCGCTGAAGAACCTCCGACTTGAGGCCGTCGACGCGCAGGGTTACGTGAACCTTCGGTGCGAGCACGACCCGGGATGTCCCACGAGCGTGCACCCTTGGAGCCCGACACAAATCGATATTGAGAAGGACGACATCCGCGCGTTTTTCCCAGAAGTGTATGAGACGATCCTGGGCGTACCGGCTGAGAAGGTGCCCGAACACATCGGAAATGTGTGCTGCGGACAGTTCGCCGTCAGCCGAGAACGGATCCTGGAACGGCCACGCGAAGACTACGAGCGCATGCTGAAATGGGCAGAGGAGACGGAGCTGACGGATAGCTTTGGCGTGGGATGGGTGTATGAGAAGATCTGGCATATCATTTTCGGAATGGATGTGATATAGTAAGTTGGCCTACAACGTGGGGGGAGAAATGCGGAGAAATGCTAACAGGTATAGTTGCCCCCGGTACGAGCAATGCCGGTGCGATACGTACGGATGGTGTGGACCGTTGGCGTCTGGTGAGACACTGCAGGCAGTGCGAGCGAAGAAGTCATAATCTAATGGATGATTGTTAATGCATGATGTATACTATCATGATTGGGGATATCGGTTGcatttggtttggttttctttGTTATGATTCGTGATCTAATGTACAGTTAGATATTCTTATCTTCGTGAAATCTTTTTGGACTATTGACCGCTCAGGTATATACATTGGATATGCAAATCATAAACTGCAGCGCATGCTACTCATGGTTAATCGGTTGCTGATGCGTTCCTCGCACGGGCCCTGCATCTAGCTCAAACATTGGCCGTTGTACTGGACTTCCGGGCGCCTCATGCACGTCACCACTATCCAGCAACGGCACATCCGTCTCCGACGGTCGCCTCCGGGGAATCGGATGCAGGAACAGTGATC
The window above is part of the Aspergillus luchuensis IFO 4308 DNA, chromosome 8, nearly complete sequence genome. Proteins encoded here:
- a CDS encoding DUF3431 domain-containing protein (COG:S;~EggNog:ENOG410PVPM;~InterPro:IPR021838;~PFAM:PF11913), with translation MSKRRLFRWPARRTAGLGCLALLVTSMVSWYLYVHQETPNNDHDIVTSQLAQLTSTYSNATNDIGLVLAATVKEDLTWLLNYCKDHGSIPFIYTTDQPPAPYLLVPRTIRGREAAAYLSFVVDFYHQLPKYTIFIHSNLDQWHNDLFGPHTSPALKNLRLEAVDAQGYVNLRCEHDPGCPTSVHPWSPTQIDIEKDDIRAFFPEVYETILGVPAEKVPEHIGNVCCGQFAVSRERILERPREDYERMLKWAEETELTDSFGVGWVYEKIWHIIFGMDVIYCPRYEQCRCDTYGWCGPLASGETLQAVRAKKS